One window from the genome of Leucobacter aridicollis encodes:
- a CDS encoding tripartite tricarboxylate transporter permease: METLQLLLDGFAGALSLQNLLWVLIGCVLGTAVGVLPGLGSSMAVALLLPVTFSLEPTAAFIMFAGVYFGGLFGDSTMGILMNTPGQASAIASTFEGHKMALNGRAAQALATAAIGAFIGGIVASVVVVFLAPVLADFSTRFGPAEFFALAVFAFAATSSVVTDSAIRGLASLFIGLGIAVIGIDGVSGAPRFTMDSPNLFDGISLVTVTVAVLALGEVIYVACLERHVSGGKIIRPKGRPWLSRAELREAAPAWARGTAIGLPFGVIPAGGSEIPTFLAYGLEKRLDARRAQPKFGTGAIRGLAAPEAAGNSTTGMAMGALLALGLPISATAAIMLAAFRQYGLQPGPLLFERAPDLVWALLASFFIAMIVLLILNLPFAMLWARLLLIPRPYLYAGITVFCAFGIYATSGSTFDLLVLLGVGIVGFLMRALDFPIAPLIIGMVLGPLAETSLRDAAMSANGDFSVLVQGPIVLTLYGLLVLVLGFAVSGRIRARRARARAERPPEEAALR, from the coding sequence ATGGAAACACTACAACTTCTGCTAGACGGCTTCGCTGGAGCCCTGAGCCTGCAAAACCTGCTCTGGGTGCTCATCGGCTGTGTCCTCGGGACCGCGGTCGGCGTATTGCCTGGCCTCGGGTCATCGATGGCAGTCGCGCTGCTGCTGCCGGTCACGTTCTCGCTCGAGCCGACAGCAGCGTTCATCATGTTCGCCGGCGTGTACTTCGGTGGCCTGTTCGGTGACTCGACAATGGGTATCCTGATGAACACGCCGGGCCAGGCGTCGGCGATTGCTTCGACGTTCGAAGGGCACAAGATGGCGCTCAACGGGCGCGCCGCGCAGGCCCTCGCGACCGCGGCAATCGGCGCATTTATCGGCGGTATCGTGGCATCGGTCGTCGTCGTCTTCCTCGCGCCGGTGCTCGCCGACTTCTCAACAAGGTTCGGCCCAGCAGAGTTCTTTGCGCTCGCAGTGTTCGCCTTCGCGGCGACATCATCCGTGGTGACCGACAGCGCGATCAGGGGTCTCGCGTCGCTCTTCATCGGGCTGGGGATCGCGGTCATTGGCATCGACGGCGTCTCCGGGGCGCCCCGCTTCACGATGGACTCGCCGAACCTGTTCGACGGCATTTCGCTCGTCACCGTCACCGTCGCCGTCCTTGCGCTCGGCGAGGTGATTTACGTTGCCTGTCTCGAACGGCACGTCTCGGGTGGCAAGATCATTCGGCCCAAGGGGCGGCCGTGGCTGTCACGCGCCGAGCTTCGCGAGGCAGCTCCGGCCTGGGCGCGCGGCACCGCGATCGGGCTGCCCTTCGGAGTGATCCCTGCCGGCGGCTCCGAGATTCCCACATTCCTCGCATACGGGCTCGAGAAGCGGCTCGACGCTCGGCGCGCGCAACCGAAGTTTGGCACCGGCGCGATCCGCGGCCTTGCGGCCCCGGAGGCGGCCGGGAACTCGACAACTGGCATGGCGATGGGCGCGCTGCTCGCGCTCGGCCTGCCGATCTCGGCGACCGCCGCCATCATGCTTGCTGCGTTCAGACAGTACGGGCTGCAGCCTGGTCCGCTACTGTTCGAGCGCGCCCCCGATCTGGTGTGGGCGTTGCTCGCTAGCTTCTTCATTGCGATGATCGTGCTGCTGATCCTGAACCTGCCGTTCGCGATGCTGTGGGCGCGACTACTGCTCATCCCGCGACCCTACTTGTACGCGGGGATCACAGTGTTCTGCGCGTTCGGCATCTACGCTACGTCGGGCTCTACATTTGATCTGCTCGTGCTGCTCGGCGTCGGTATCGTCGGATTCTTGATGCGGGCGCTCGACTTCCCGATCGCACCGCTCATCATTGGCATGGTGCTCGGCCCGCTCGCAGAGACGAGTCTGCGCGATGCCGCGATGAGCGCAAACGGTGACTTCTCCGTGCTCGTACAAGGTCCAATCGTGCTCACGCTCTACGGGCTGCTCGTGCTCGTGCTCGGCTTCGCGGTGAGCGGGCGTATCCGGGCGCGCAGGGCCAGGGCGCGTGCTGAGCGTCCACCAGAGGAGGCGGCACTCCGCTAG
- a CDS encoding TetR/AcrR family transcriptional regulator, producing the protein MGALNTANTHTAPDSPQATAVRYLTEHGYEQTTTSSLADAIGMSRSTFFRRFGSKEDVVFADHDFALSQLQEQLDASDLSASATIAQGTLEVSRVLTRDPVTARMRSQLLRSTPLLRERELVITHRYERMFQRYLARVAAPGTPDWGSIAVAAAVVAVHNAALRRWMKFGDNHAFEELERELTDLIGRFAPWFGGERGASRVVVAAFDVGASPDDVLGRISEQLR; encoded by the coding sequence ATGGGCGCCCTCAACACAGCGAATACTCACACTGCACCTGACTCGCCGCAGGCGACGGCAGTGCGCTACCTCACCGAGCACGGCTACGAGCAGACCACAACGAGCAGCCTCGCAGACGCGATCGGCATGAGCCGCAGTACGTTCTTCAGACGGTTCGGCAGCAAGGAAGACGTCGTGTTCGCCGATCATGACTTCGCGCTGAGCCAGCTGCAGGAGCAGCTTGACGCGTCCGATCTCAGCGCGTCTGCGACGATCGCGCAGGGCACGCTGGAGGTGTCGCGGGTGCTGACGCGCGATCCTGTGACAGCCAGGATGCGCTCCCAGCTGCTCCGCAGCACGCCACTCTTGCGTGAGCGCGAGCTCGTCATCACCCATCGCTACGAGCGAATGTTTCAGCGCTACCTGGCGCGCGTCGCAGCACCCGGCACCCCCGACTGGGGTTCGATCGCGGTTGCCGCGGCCGTCGTCGCGGTCCACAACGCAGCGCTACGCCGCTGGATGAAGTTCGGCGACAATCATGCGTTCGAGGAGCTCGAGCGTGAACTCACCGACCTGATCGGCAGGTTCGCGCCCTGGTTTGGGGGCGAGCGCGGCGCCTCACGGGTCGTCGTCGCGGCGTTCGACGTGGGCGCCTCCCCCGACGACGTGCTGGGGAGAATCTCAGAGCAACTGCGGTGA
- a CDS encoding acyl-CoA dehydrogenase produces the protein MAIANFAQQTVPDAETYVPPVADYAFLLGEAFGTDVVARATGNALSAADAGDALEAAGEFAAEVFAPLNRSGDQQGAQLVDGNVRTPEGFRDAYKSFAEAGWVSASVAEEAGGDGLPGSVTAALSEFWNASNAAFALCPALSHGAIRAIQANASDELRAAYLPKLVSGEWTGTMNLTEPQAGSDLGAVRTMARDNGDGSWAVSGQKIFITWGDHDVADNIVHLVLARTEGAPEGHRGLSLFVVPKFVLDASGAPGERNSVVTVGLEHKLGIHASPTCVLQFENATGYLVGELNQGLIGMFVMMNEARVGIGVQGLGLADRAYQRAFAYAHNRVQGAVIGLPAGTPIAGHPDVRRLLVSMASRISAMRAFSVLVGDVHDRAESDGTGALAELFVPILKSWLTEQAVHISSDAVQVHGGMGFIEETGAAQHFRDARIMPIYEGTTAIQSNDLVGRKVLRDGGQTLGQVFEMIREQIAALSATGDALAARVAERTERAVAAAERATQALLGFASSPRDAYAVSVPFQELLATLIGGWMHAMTATAVLAHGERTADDARRLDEADFYSAHHLVQVHALAETVAAGEIGQ, from the coding sequence ATGGCAATCGCAAATTTCGCCCAGCAGACTGTTCCCGATGCTGAAACCTACGTGCCGCCTGTCGCGGACTACGCGTTTCTGCTCGGTGAAGCGTTCGGCACTGATGTTGTGGCCAGGGCCACTGGCAACGCACTGAGCGCGGCTGACGCCGGCGACGCACTTGAAGCCGCGGGTGAGTTCGCGGCCGAGGTGTTCGCGCCGCTGAATCGCTCCGGTGACCAGCAGGGCGCGCAGCTTGTCGACGGCAACGTGCGCACGCCCGAGGGGTTCCGGGATGCCTATAAGTCGTTCGCTGAGGCCGGCTGGGTGTCGGCATCGGTCGCCGAAGAGGCGGGGGGAGATGGCCTCCCCGGATCAGTCACCGCTGCGCTCTCAGAGTTCTGGAATGCCTCAAACGCCGCGTTTGCGCTCTGCCCCGCGCTCAGCCACGGCGCGATCCGCGCGATCCAGGCGAATGCATCAGACGAGCTCCGCGCCGCCTACCTCCCGAAGCTCGTGAGTGGCGAGTGGACGGGCACGATGAACCTCACCGAGCCGCAGGCCGGTAGTGACCTGGGCGCCGTGCGCACGATGGCGCGCGACAACGGTGACGGGAGCTGGGCCGTGAGCGGCCAGAAGATCTTCATCACCTGGGGCGATCACGACGTGGCAGACAACATCGTGCACCTCGTGCTCGCGCGCACGGAGGGGGCACCTGAGGGGCACCGCGGTCTGTCGCTCTTCGTCGTGCCAAAGTTCGTGCTCGATGCCTCGGGCGCGCCCGGTGAACGAAACTCGGTCGTCACCGTCGGTCTCGAGCACAAGCTCGGAATTCACGCGAGCCCCACCTGCGTGTTGCAGTTCGAGAACGCGACAGGCTACCTCGTTGGCGAGCTCAACCAGGGCCTCATAGGCATGTTCGTCATGATGAACGAGGCGCGCGTCGGAATTGGTGTTCAGGGCCTCGGGCTGGCCGATCGGGCGTACCAGCGTGCGTTCGCGTACGCGCACAACAGGGTGCAGGGCGCCGTCATCGGGCTTCCTGCAGGCACCCCCATCGCCGGGCACCCTGACGTTCGCCGCCTGCTCGTGTCGATGGCGAGCCGCATCTCGGCGATGCGTGCCTTCTCGGTGCTTGTCGGCGACGTCCACGACCGGGCTGAGTCCGATGGAACCGGGGCGCTTGCCGAGCTGTTCGTTCCGATCCTGAAGTCCTGGCTCACCGAGCAGGCTGTGCACATTTCCTCCGACGCCGTGCAGGTGCACGGTGGCATGGGCTTCATCGAGGAGACGGGCGCCGCCCAGCACTTCCGCGATGCGCGCATCATGCCGATCTACGAGGGCACCACGGCGATCCAGTCGAACGACCTTGTCGGGCGCAAGGTGCTCCGCGACGGGGGGCAGACCCTCGGGCAGGTGTTCGAGATGATCCGTGAGCAGATCGCGGCACTGTCCGCGACGGGCGACGCGCTTGCCGCCCGAGTTGCAGAGCGCACCGAGCGCGCCGTGGCGGCAGCGGAGCGTGCAACTCAGGCGCTGCTTGGGTTCGCCTCGAGCCCACGCGACGCCTACGCAGTGTCCGTGCCATTCCAGGAGTTGCTTGCAACGCTCATCGGTGGCTGGATGCACGCGATGACCGCGACCGCCGTCCTCGCGCACGGGGAACGCACGGCCGACGACGCGCGACGTCTCGATGAGGCGGACTTCTACAGTGCGCATCACCTCGTCCAGGTGCACGCGCTAGCGGAGACTGTCGCCGCGGGCGAGATCGGCCAGTAG
- a CDS encoding LysR family transcriptional regulator — protein MIDLRQLQALSAVAAEGSVARAASRLGWSQPTVDYHLKNLDRLVGTELTSRSSRGSRLTNAGLLMLERGEEILGLADRTLTDVRDLAQLGHVRLRFGIFPTAAARILPGIASRLSELGIELDATLAEVMPLVGGVNQHTLDAALVYAAGSYALPLRSEVHTTHVFTDPMLLALPAHHELAHVEEFDTEALLQLGGENWVMGSTPGDTLDDLVRELFDETRVKLTVPVRTDDYAVVLGLIAANMGVALVPTLMKSNVPEGVVLRPIADARFTRELLLAAPAGQAGPSAAVRQLAEAVRRSISALDSRHVSQA, from the coding sequence GTGATCGACCTTCGCCAACTCCAAGCGCTCAGCGCCGTCGCGGCAGAGGGCTCCGTCGCGCGCGCCGCCTCCAGGCTCGGGTGGAGTCAGCCCACAGTCGACTATCACCTCAAGAACCTCGACAGGCTCGTTGGCACCGAACTCACGTCGCGCAGCAGCCGCGGTTCCCGCCTCACCAACGCGGGCCTACTCATGCTCGAGCGCGGCGAAGAGATCCTCGGACTCGCCGACCGCACGCTGACCGACGTGCGCGACCTCGCACAGCTCGGACACGTCAGACTACGGTTCGGGATCTTCCCGACCGCCGCCGCGCGGATCCTGCCTGGCATCGCCTCCAGGCTTTCGGAGCTTGGCATCGAACTCGATGCCACCCTCGCAGAGGTCATGCCCCTCGTCGGCGGCGTCAACCAGCACACGCTCGACGCAGCGCTCGTCTACGCCGCTGGGAGCTATGCCCTCCCCCTGCGCTCAGAGGTACACACAACCCACGTATTCACTGACCCGATGCTCCTCGCACTTCCGGCTCATCACGAGCTGGCACACGTCGAGGAGTTCGACACGGAGGCGCTCCTGCAGCTCGGTGGCGAGAACTGGGTGATGGGTTCAACACCCGGCGACACCCTCGACGACCTCGTCCGCGAGCTCTTCGACGAGACTCGCGTAAAGCTCACAGTTCCGGTGCGGACCGACGACTACGCTGTGGTACTCGGTCTCATCGCAGCGAATATGGGCGTCGCTTTGGTGCCAACACTCATGAAATCGAACGTGCCCGAGGGCGTGGTTCTGCGACCCATCGCCGACGCACGGTTCACGCGAGAGCTGCTGCTCGCGGCACCCGCTGGCCAGGCTGGCCCAAGCGCCGCGGTTCGCCAGCTCGCCGAGGCGGTGAGGCGCTCAATCAGCGCTCTTGACTCGCGGCACGTCAGCCAGGCATAG
- a CDS encoding aminotransferase class I/II-fold pyridoxal phosphate-dependent enzyme — protein sequence MPIENHVTQQDAPYASALERFADAGPQSLMVPGHGCAPEAGGEHLSRLFGERAVQLDVPLMLDGIDLGPGSPLAQALELAADAWGARRTWFLTNGASQGNRTAAFAVRGLGERVLMQRSSHSSFTDGVLLAGLIPAFVAPNVDHDHGIAHGLTPEVLDEALTTEAEAGRGVQSVYVVSPSYFGSTADVAGLARVAHAHGAALIVDGAWGAHFGFHEDLPDSPVRLGADLVISSTHKLAGSFTQSAMLHMGDTEFADRLEPLVNRSYTMTASTSASALLMGSLDSARHALMNGKEQIGRSIELSEEFRERLRASEHFTVISDDFGDFPDIVSVDPLRIPIDVSRLGRSGHWVRDRMISEHGVYFEMSTATTIVAVIGALATPDLDRVMAGLEAVAEEAVAGNGGPSELGAFPELPEAGTLRMLPRAAFFAESILVTAHQAIGQISADTLAAYPPGIPNLVPGEEITEETVTFLQAVAASPTGYVRGAADPLVATFRVVRDPLTASAN from the coding sequence ATGCCTATTGAGAATCATGTGACCCAGCAGGACGCCCCCTACGCGTCCGCCCTCGAGCGCTTCGCGGACGCGGGGCCGCAGAGTTTGATGGTGCCTGGGCACGGCTGTGCGCCAGAGGCCGGAGGCGAGCATCTCTCGCGCCTGTTTGGCGAGCGTGCAGTGCAGCTCGATGTGCCGCTCATGCTCGACGGCATCGACCTCGGACCTGGCTCGCCGCTCGCACAGGCACTCGAACTTGCTGCTGACGCCTGGGGCGCTCGTCGCACGTGGTTCCTGACGAACGGGGCGTCGCAGGGCAACCGCACCGCGGCCTTCGCGGTTCGGGGCCTCGGAGAGCGGGTACTCATGCAGCGCAGCTCGCACTCGAGCTTCACCGACGGCGTGCTGCTCGCAGGCCTCATCCCAGCGTTTGTCGCCCCGAACGTCGACCACGACCACGGAATCGCGCACGGTCTCACCCCCGAGGTGCTCGACGAGGCGCTCACGACCGAGGCCGAAGCTGGCCGTGGAGTGCAGAGCGTCTATGTTGTCTCGCCGAGCTACTTCGGCTCGACGGCCGATGTGGCAGGCCTCGCGCGCGTTGCGCACGCGCACGGAGCTGCCCTCATCGTCGACGGCGCGTGGGGCGCGCACTTCGGGTTCCATGAGGATCTCCCTGACTCGCCCGTCCGCCTCGGCGCCGACCTCGTGATCTCCAGCACCCACAAGCTCGCGGGCTCGTTCACCCAGTCGGCGATGCTGCACATGGGCGACACTGAGTTCGCAGATCGGCTTGAGCCGCTCGTGAACCGCTCCTACACGATGACCGCATCGACCTCCGCGAGCGCGCTGCTCATGGGCTCGCTCGATTCTGCACGTCACGCGCTAATGAACGGCAAGGAGCAGATCGGCCGCTCGATCGAGCTCTCCGAGGAGTTCCGTGAACGTCTGCGGGCGAGCGAACACTTCACGGTCATCAGTGATGACTTCGGGGATTTCCCCGATATCGTGAGCGTCGATCCGCTGCGGATTCCGATCGATGTGAGCCGTCTAGGCCGCAGCGGTCACTGGGTACGCGACCGCATGATCTCTGAGCACGGCGTGTACTTCGAGATGTCGACAGCCACGACAATCGTGGCCGTCATCGGCGCCCTCGCCACCCCAGACCTTGACAGGGTCATGGCCGGTCTCGAAGCTGTCGCTGAGGAGGCAGTCGCGGGCAATGGCGGGCCAAGCGAACTTGGCGCGTTCCCCGAGCTGCCTGAGGCTGGCACGCTCCGAATGCTGCCGCGCGCGGCGTTCTTCGCCGAGAGCATCCTCGTGACGGCTCATCAGGCGATCGGTCAGATCTCGGCCGACACACTCGCGGCGTACCCTCCCGGTATTCCGAACCTGGTGCCTGGCGAGGAGATCACCGAGGAGACAGTGACGTTCTTGCAGGCGGTAGCCGCCTCGCCGACAGGCTACGTTCGCGGCGCTGCAGACCCGCTCGTTGCGACGTTCCGCGTCGTCCGTGACCCGCTAACGGCAAGCGCCAACTAG
- a CDS encoding DUF885 domain-containing protein produces the protein MSLERETTAIDKIAEDWVDALTEHDPITGSYIGRESAHARLNDFSPAGSDAIAGVMRDTLATLREATPADDVDRVTKIDLTAELELSLARHDAGEELRNLNVIESPSQQVRDIFDIMPSDTEGDWANIAARMAAVPEAMRSYRESLDAGVARGLVPALRQVREVAAQLRRTAGMSPLIQPRGSVPDGAAPAAGPRGFFAELAERAGESVPESLRQDLAKAADAASEAYAGLANFLDTHLSAHAPETDAFGRERYELASEVFLGAKVDLDETYEWGVEELRRMVDEQERIAGEILGEKPRPGIVADAIAHLDGDTSRKLHGTDALQKWMQETSDRAVSELGATQFDIPEEIRTLECMIAPTQEGGIYYTGPSSDFSRPGRIWWSVPEGVTEFDTWRELTTVYHEGVPGHHLQIGQAVVNSGTLNEWRRQLAGSSGNAEGWALYAERLMEQLGYLDDPADRLGMLDGQRMRAARVVLDIGVHLGKQRPDGGGVWDGEYAFEFMAENVNMNDSFVRFEVLRYLGWAGQAPSYKIGQRIWEDLRDEAKARAEQSGGKFDIRDFHREALKLGVTRLDTLQAAMRGELAG, from the coding sequence ATGAGTCTCGAACGCGAAACTACAGCCATTGACAAGATCGCCGAGGATTGGGTCGATGCGCTGACTGAACACGATCCGATCACTGGCAGCTACATTGGGCGCGAGAGCGCACACGCCCGTCTGAACGACTTCTCGCCCGCGGGCAGCGACGCTATCGCAGGAGTCATGCGCGACACCCTCGCGACGCTCCGCGAGGCGACCCCAGCCGACGACGTCGACAGGGTGACGAAGATCGACCTCACGGCAGAACTCGAGCTGTCGCTCGCGCGCCACGACGCTGGCGAGGAGCTGCGAAATCTGAACGTCATCGAGTCGCCGAGCCAGCAGGTTCGCGACATCTTCGACATCATGCCGAGCGACACCGAGGGCGACTGGGCGAACATCGCTGCCCGCATGGCGGCGGTGCCCGAGGCGATGCGTTCCTACCGCGAGTCGCTCGACGCAGGGGTGGCGCGTGGGCTGGTTCCGGCGCTGCGCCAGGTGAGAGAGGTTGCCGCCCAGCTGCGCCGCACCGCCGGGATGTCGCCGCTCATTCAACCACGCGGCTCCGTGCCAGACGGTGCGGCACCGGCCGCGGGGCCGAGGGGGTTCTTTGCGGAGCTCGCCGAGCGCGCGGGGGAGTCCGTCCCGGAGTCGCTCCGTCAGGATCTCGCGAAGGCCGCCGACGCAGCCTCTGAGGCGTACGCTGGTCTCGCCAACTTCCTGGATACGCACCTCTCGGCGCACGCTCCCGAAACCGATGCGTTTGGACGCGAGCGCTACGAGCTCGCCTCGGAGGTCTTCCTTGGCGCGAAGGTCGATCTCGACGAGACCTACGAGTGGGGCGTAGAAGAGCTTCGCCGCATGGTCGACGAGCAGGAGCGCATCGCGGGGGAGATCCTCGGGGAGAAGCCGCGCCCGGGAATTGTTGCCGACGCGATCGCGCACCTTGACGGCGACACCTCGCGCAAGCTACACGGCACCGATGCGCTGCAGAAGTGGATGCAGGAGACGAGCGACCGTGCGGTCTCCGAGCTTGGAGCGACCCAGTTCGACATTCCCGAGGAGATCCGCACCCTCGAGTGCATGATCGCTCCGACGCAGGAGGGCGGGATCTACTACACGGGGCCGTCGAGCGACTTCTCACGCCCCGGGCGCATATGGTGGTCGGTACCCGAGGGGGTCACAGAGTTCGACACGTGGCGGGAGCTCACCACTGTGTATCACGAGGGTGTTCCTGGCCACCACTTGCAGATCGGCCAAGCTGTTGTGAACAGCGGAACGCTGAACGAGTGGCGCCGTCAGCTCGCGGGCAGCTCGGGCAACGCCGAGGGCTGGGCGCTCTACGCCGAGCGCCTCATGGAGCAGCTCGGCTACCTCGATGACCCCGCGGACCGCCTCGGCATGCTCGATGGCCAGCGCATGCGCGCTGCCCGCGTCGTGCTCGACATCGGCGTGCACCTGGGCAAGCAGCGCCCAGACGGCGGTGGCGTCTGGGACGGCGAGTACGCCTTCGAGTTCATGGCCGAAAACGTGAACATGAATGATAGCTTCGTTCGCTTTGAAGTGCTCCGCTACCTTGGGTGGGCGGGCCAGGCGCCGTCGTACAAGATCGGGCAGCGCATCTGGGAGGACCTGCGCGACGAGGCGAAGGCTCGTGCGGAGCAGAGCGGCGGCAAGTTCGACATTCGTGACTTCCACCGCGAGGCGCTCAAGCTTGGCGTCACGAGACTCGACACGCTGCAGGCAGCTATGCGCGGCGAACTCGCGGGCTAG
- a CDS encoding purine-cytosine permease family protein — translation MSNEEPTPSLIERTGIEIVPEGARTAKPRDLFWPWFAANVSVFGMSYGSFVLGFGISFWQATAVSIIGIVVSFFLCGLIAIAGKRGSAPTMVLSRAAFGVHGQKVPGIISWLTSIGWETFLAIMAVLATATVITQLGGDGGVAVKLIAAIVVAALIVVASVLGYHTIMKLQSILTWITGAVTVLYILLAAPHIDLAAVLAIPAGSTGNVIGALVMVMTGFGLGWINIAADWSRYQRRDASDGSIILWNTIGGALAPVILVVFGLLLAGSDPALMDAVGNDPIGALATLLPVWVLIPFLLTAVLALVSGAVLGIYSSGLTLLSLGIRIPRPAAAGFDGLILTAGTIWVVFFAEGFLGPFQSFLITLGVPLASWAGILIADILRRKRDYDEVALFDARGRYGSWDWISVAIFVAASAIGWGFVTNGFAADAPWNNWQGYLLGFIGGKDGEWAYANLGVFFALVLSFVVAWFARAGKIHRQEMIGR, via the coding sequence GTGTCCAACGAAGAACCAACGCCCTCGCTCATCGAGCGCACGGGTATCGAGATCGTGCCCGAGGGCGCACGCACCGCCAAACCGAGGGACCTGTTTTGGCCGTGGTTCGCGGCAAACGTCTCGGTCTTTGGCATGTCGTATGGCTCGTTCGTGCTTGGCTTTGGCATCTCGTTTTGGCAGGCGACGGCAGTATCGATTATTGGCATCGTCGTATCGTTCTTTCTGTGCGGCCTCATCGCCATCGCGGGCAAACGAGGATCGGCACCGACAATGGTGTTGTCGCGCGCGGCGTTCGGCGTGCACGGCCAGAAAGTACCCGGCATTATTTCGTGGCTGACGTCAATCGGTTGGGAGACGTTTCTTGCGATCATGGCTGTCCTGGCGACCGCCACGGTGATCACGCAGCTTGGGGGTGACGGCGGCGTCGCAGTGAAACTCATCGCAGCGATTGTGGTTGCCGCGCTCATCGTCGTCGCGTCGGTGCTCGGGTACCACACGATCATGAAGTTGCAGTCGATCCTGACATGGATCACCGGTGCTGTGACGGTCCTCTACATCCTCCTCGCGGCCCCGCACATCGATCTTGCCGCGGTACTGGCGATTCCCGCTGGGAGCACCGGTAACGTGATTGGCGCGCTCGTCATGGTGATGACCGGCTTCGGCCTCGGCTGGATCAACATTGCTGCCGACTGGTCGCGCTACCAGCGCCGTGATGCCTCCGACGGGTCGATCATCCTGTGGAACACTATTGGCGGCGCGCTTGCGCCCGTGATCCTTGTCGTCTTCGGTCTGTTGCTCGCCGGGTCAGACCCGGCGCTCATGGACGCCGTCGGAAACGACCCGATCGGCGCCCTCGCGACGCTGCTGCCTGTGTGGGTGCTGATCCCGTTCCTGCTCACGGCGGTGCTCGCGCTCGTCTCGGGCGCCGTGCTCGGGATCTACTCGTCGGGGCTCACGCTCCTGAGTCTCGGGATCAGGATCCCACGCCCCGCGGCCGCCGGATTCGACGGGCTGATCCTCACAGCGGGGACGATTTGGGTGGTGTTCTTCGCCGAGGGGTTCCTTGGTCCGTTCCAGAGCTTCCTCATCACGCTCGGAGTGCCGCTCGCGTCGTGGGCAGGGATCCTGATCGCCGATATTCTTCGCCGCAAGCGCGACTACGACGAGGTCGCCTTGTTCGACGCCCGCGGCCGCTATGGCTCGTGGGACTGGATCTCGGTGGCAATCTTCGTTGCCGCCTCGGCGATCGGCTGGGGCTTCGTGACGAACGGCTTCGCCGCCGACGCCCCCTGGAACAACTGGCAGGGCTACCTGCTCGGATTCATCGGTGGCAAGGACGGCGAGTGGGCCTACGCGAACCTCGGCGTGTTCTTCGCGCTCGTGCTCTCGTTCGTCGTCGCCTGGTTCGCGCGTGCGGGGAAGATTCATCGGCAGGAGATGATCGGGCGGTAG